The genomic DNA CAGAAGCTGCGACGAGATACTTTTGCGGATACTTTTCAAGCACAGCGTTTACCAGCATCGACTTTGTTTCGGGATTGTCGAACGCTTCGCATACAACATCAGCGTTAGCCACGAACTTGTCTATGTTTTCTTCCGTGATTTTTTCGTCGTATGCTTCAAGCTCTGTGTACGGTGCTATTTCTTTCAAATTTTCAACGAGCGCAAACGCTTTAGGCTCTCCAACCTGAGATGCCTTGTACTGCTGGCGTTGCAAGTTCGTCACGTCAACACGGTCAAAATCCACGAGAATGAGCTTCTTGATGCCCGCGCGAGCGAGATTGATGGCGACGTTTGAGCCCAGTCCACCTACACCACAGATGGCAACTGTGGCCTGTTCCAATTTTTGAACGATTTCTTCGCCTTGCTTTTGTACGAGTGCGCGTCGGAACTCTTCCCTGCTCGGGATTCGAACGCTTTCCATCACCCGCCTCCAACAAAGTTCACAACTTCGACG from Fibrobacter sp. UBA4297 includes the following:
- the thiF gene encoding thiamine biosynthesis protein ThiF, whose amino-acid sequence is MESVRIPSREEFRRALVQKQGEEIVQKLEQATVAICGVGGLGSNVAINLARAGIKKLILVDFDRVDVTNLQRQQYKASQVGEPKAFALVENLKEIAPYTELEAYDEKITEENIDKFVANADVVCEAFDNPETKSMLVNAVLEKYPQKYLVAASGMAGTDDANSIKTRKISKHFYLCGDGKSDVTQGLALLAPRVQICAAHEALTIIRIIAGLEV